TATTTCAAAAAAAAACAAACTTTATTTTTAAACAAAACTCAAAATTTTGTGCCATTTAAAACAGAAGACAACAAGGAAATAGAAATTGCTTTTATTGTTAACAAAAATATCAATATAGATAAAATCTCAATAGAAGACATTTACAATATATATAATAACAAAATTTCACACTGGGGAAGCATTTCAGATCAAGGGATCGATATTATACCTATTGCCAATTCGACTAACAGCATATCTAACAAAGCTATTCTAAGAACACTAATCAAAAATAATGTATTTAATAAAAGATACATAAAAATAGAACCATCTACAAAAAAAATACTTCAAACCATAAATAGCACAATAGGCTCTGTAAGCTATTTAACAAAAGAAGAATTCGAATCACTAGATTTTAAATTATATCCAAATATTAAAGCTTTAAAAATAAAAACTATGTCTGTCTTAATAAGTAAAAAAACTTTAACAAAAAATGAAAATGAAATAATCAATACATTAGGTATTGATGAAGTTGAAAAGCTTATTAAAGGCAAAGAAAAATGGATCAATTTAATATCAAAGGATATTAAATTAAAAATAATAAAATATCTTGATCAAGAAGAAAAAATAATACAAACTATAGAAAAAACAGAAGGCACACTAGCAATTGTGCCTTGGCATTATTTTCAAAATCTTAAAGCACCCTTTATTAAAATGCATTACTTTGATAAAAGTAGTCCTTTGAATTTAAATTTCATATTATCTATTCCAAGAGATTCTGGTGCATATGGTGGAATTTCTTATTTAATATTAAATACTTTTTATGTAATATTGCTAACAACTGCTATTTCAATATGCATTGGAATAGGAACTGGCATAATGCTTGCCGAATACACTTCTAGTAAAATATTTTATAAAATACTATCTATGAGCGTTGACATTCTTTCTTCAATTCCTGCAATAATTTTTGGACTTTTTGGACTGATATTTTTTGTGCCAATTTTTGGGATAGGAATACTCTCAGGAGCAATAACAAGCTCACTAATGATATTACCAATGATTGTTAAAACAACCGAAGAAACATTTAAAACAATCCCAAAATCATACAAATATGCTTCATTCGCCTTAGGGGCAAATAAAACAGAAACTATAATTAAAGTTAGTATTCCAGCAGCTATTCCTGGAATACTAACAGGAATAGTTCTTGCAATAGGAAGAGCCTTGGGAGAAACAGCCGTATTGCTTTTTACAATGGGAACAAACTTAGGGCTTGCAACAAATTTAAATGAACCAGCAAGAACATTAACTGTACACTTACTGATGTTATTTCAAGAAGGACACCTAGACAAAGGATTTGGAACAGCCTCAATACTTGTAATAATGGTGCTCATAATAAATTTAACATCAAAATTTTTAATAAACAAATTATATAGGATTAAATAAGTGATAAAAAATAAACCAAAAAATGAAATTATAATAGAAACAGAAAATCTAAATCTATTTTATACAGACTTTAAGGCTTTAAACAAAATAAATATTAAAATACTAAAAAATAGTATTACCGCCTTAATAGGCCCATCTGGCTGCGGCAAATCAACATTCTTAAGAACTCTCAACAGAATGAATGACCTTGTTGAGGGCATTAAAATAGAAGGCAATGTAATATATGAAGGGAAAAACATTTATTCAAATAATTTCGATATCTTGGAGCTTAGAAGAAAAATAGGAATGGTATTCCAAACCCCCAACCCATTTTTAATGTCTATCTACGACAATATAAGCTATGGCCCAAAAATTCACGGAACAAAAGATAAAAAAAAACTAGACGAAATAGTAGAACAATCACTAAAAAAATCTGCACTCTGGAACGAGGTTAAGGACAAGCTTAATACAAATGCCTTAAGTCTCTCAGGAGGTCAACAACAAAGACTCTGTATTGCAAGAACTCTTGCAATAGAGCCAAATGTAATATTAATGGATGAACCTACCTCTGCCCTTGATCCAATATCAACAGGCAAAATTGAAGAGCTAATAATAAACTTAAAAGAAAGTTACACAATAATCATTGTAACTCACAACATGCAACAAGCCGGAAGAATATCTGACAGAACAGCATTTTTCCTTAATGGATGCATTGAAGAAGAAAACTCAACTGATGAACTATTCTTCAATCCTAAAAATACTAAAACTGAAGAATATATCAGCGGAAAATTTGGATAATTTTAACCCAGTGAAACATCAAGAAACATCATTAATGTAAAACCAATAACACCAAATATACTTGGCACTTTATTGTCAATGTCTTTTCTCTTAGCCTCAGGTATTAATTGTTCAATTGACACATAAATCATAGCTCCTGCAGAGAAAGCCAAAGCAAAAGGTAAAATTCGAGTAAAAGAATAAACCGCATAAGCACCCATAAGACCCCCTACAATCTCTACCAATCCTGACATTTGACCATAGTTAAAGCATTTTCCTAAAGCAACATTACCTCTTCTTAAAGGTAGAGAAATAGCTGCTCCTTCAGGAATATTTTGAATGCCAATACCAAGCGTAAGAAGCATAGCTCCAACTAAAGTTTGAATATCTGGATTAGATGCCAAAGCTCCAAAAGCAACTCCAACGGCTAACCCTTCTGGAAAATTATGTAAAGTAACAGCAGTAAAGAGTAAAAAATCTTTTTTACCATGTTTGGTTAAGTCTTCATCAATAAAAGTAAGTTTATCAAGATCTGGAACAAATACATCTACAATATATATAAAAAATGCTCCAACAAGAAATCCAAAAACAGCTGGCACCCAAGTAATGTATCCAAGCTCTTCAGCTCTTTCTATAGCAGGCTGAATAAGCGAAAAAAAACTGGCCGCTATCATAATACCCGCTGAGAAACCAAGCATAGCGTCCATTATTTTATTATCTACCTTTCTAAAGAAAAAAACTGCTGCTGCTCCAAAAGCCGTGGTAAACCAAGTAAAAGTAGAACCCAAAAGTCCTAATAATACAGGATGCAAAGTCAATAAATAATCTAAAATTGATTTTATCATAAAGCCTCCTATTAAAAATAAATCAACAAATAATAAACAATTTTACTCATCAATCAAAATAGCTTTTATTCTTCTTATACCTGAAGATGAGGATTGTTCTTTTTGTATTTTAAAAGTACCAAGTTCATTGGTATTCTCTACATGAGGGCCTCCACAAACTTCGAGTGAAAATCCATCTATCTCATAAACACTCACCAAATTGTCATATTTTTCTCCAAAAAGAGCCATGGCACCTTTTTCTCGAGCCTCATTTAATTCCATTATAATTTTTTTTACAGATAAAGATTTTTTTATCTGTAAATTAACAATCTCTTCAACTTTTTTTATCTCATCCTCTGTCATCTTTTCAGAATGAACAAAATCAAACCTTAATCGCTCAGCAGTAATATTACTTCCTTTTTGTCTAACATGATCACCCAGTACTAATTGAAGTGCCTTATGCAGCAAATGAGTCGCTGTATGCAACTTAGTGGTCTCATAAGTATAATCAGCAAGCCCTCCTTTAAAGACTTTGTCACCCCCTTTCTTTGAAGTCTTTTGATGCTTTTTAAAATACTCATCAAAACCCAACTTATCAATATTAAAGCCATATTCAAGAGCAAGCTCTTCTGTTACTTCGTATGGAAAACCATAAGTATCGTATAGTTTAAAAGCAATATCGCCAGGAATAGTATTGGAGGGCAAATTTCTTGTTATTTTAATAAATTCTTGCTCGCCTTGAGATAAGGTTTTAAAAAACTTTCCTTCTTCTGTGCTCAATTCCTTTTTGATAAAATCTTTTTTTTCTGTTAACTCATTATAAAAAGATCTATAAATAGTTTCTACAGAATCAACAATATCAGCCAAAAAATAGGATTTTATTCCAAGCTTCTTTGCATATCTGATAGATCGCCTTATTAGTCTTCTTAAAACATACCCTTGACCCAAATTGGAGGGGAAAACAACAGAACTATCAGCAAGAATAAAGCAAGCTGCTTTAACATGATCAGAAATTATTCTAATATATCTATCATCGTCTTCTTTTTGTCCATAAATTTTACCAGAAATAAATTCTATTCTCTTTATTATAGGCATAAATGCGTCTGTATCATAAACTGAAGATTTGCCCTGCAAAAAAGCAATTGTCCTCTCAAGACCCATCCCCGTATCAACACATTTTCGATCCAATTCTATGTAATTACCATTTTCATCTTTATTGTATTGCATAAAAACATTATTCCAAATTTCAAAATACTTGCCACAAGAACATGTAATATTACAGTCAAGAGAACACTTAGGTTTTCCAGTATCCACATATATTTCAGTATCTGGCCCACAAGGCCCTTTAGATCCAACAGGGCCCCAAAAATTATGCTCCTTAGAAAGGTAATATATTCTATCTTTAGGAATGCCCAAACTTTCCCAAACTTCAGCCGTCTCTATATCACGCGGAATCTCTTGATCACCTTCAAATACGCTCACATAAAGACTATCTTTTGGAATATTTAAATAATCAGAAGACGTCAAAAATTCAAAACTACACCTTACAGAATACTCTTTAAAATAAGCTCCAAGAGACCAATTTCCAAGCATTTCAAAAAAAGTCAAATGGCTTAAATCTCCAACCTCATCAATGTCACCTGTTCTTAGGCATTTTTGAACATTAACAAGCATATTCCCTGATGGGTGTACTTCCCCAAGAAGATACGGGATAAGAGGCTGCATGCCAGCTGTATTAAAAAGAACTGTGGGATCATTTTCAGGAACCAATGATTTACCCATTATTTCAAAATGTTTTTTTGATTTAAAAAAATCAATATATTTTTTACGCAACTTATCAAGTGTCATTAAATAAATTCCTCATTTTTTCTATATATTATTAAATCGCCTTTTAAAGTTAAATTTTTAATATAATTAACAAAAGATGTTGTCATAGTTTTTAAATCTTTTTTACTTATTTTCCCTAAAAAAGCTTCTTCATCTAAAATAATTTCTTTACGCCTTTTTGAAACATTTGAAAGCATTTTATCTCTAACCTCATCAGTTTTATCCTTAATAATAATTGCAATCTCTTTGTCTGTAAACTCTCTTAAAATATTGTGAAGGTCATTATCCATAATTCTCAATATTACATTGATATCAAATATTTTTTCTCTAATTTCATTATCCACAACAGGATTTAAATCCCGCATATTAATATTATTAAGCAAATTTTTCTCTTCATTAGAGTCCATATAGCTTAAAATATCAACAAGTATCTTAGATCCGTCAAGTTTGTCTGTCTTGAGCTTTCCCTGCATCTTAAATCTATCCTTAAGCTTATTCGAAATTGCCTCTACGGTCTCCATGCTCAATTGCCTTGGCTTAACAAGATCTTTTACAAATTCTCTTCTATCTTCTTCTTCTAGCATTGAAAAAACATACTTTTTTTGATCTTTATTTAAATAATTATATAATATAACAAGCGTTTTAATATTCTCATCTTTAATTAATGCCCAAAGTTGTTCATGCTCAATTTGAGATAAATAATCAAAAGGAACAAAAATATCATTGCCAGTAACTTTTTTATAAATTGATTTTGCCTTAGATTTTCCTAACGTTTTATTTAATAATTCATAAGCAAAATTATCATCAACCTTAACATACCTTTTTTCATTTCTTAGCAACTCTTCAAATTCTTTAATAATATGCTCTTTTTCTTCTGGGGCAATATAACTAATCTTTGAAATTTCTCTGGTAATTAAAATTATATCCGAATCATCAAGCTCAGACATAATCTTTGCAGATTTTTCAAGCCCAATAGCCAAAAAATATTTTGCAATCTTTGTGACCTTGCTCTCTTTGCGAATAAACCCTGGATTTAAATCATTAATATTATTGGATTTGGACTCAACAGATAATTTATTTTTATTACCCTTAATAAGACTTATCCAAGATCTAAGCATAGAGCCTTGAATCTCTGAATCGGAAAAATTTTTATTTAAACTCAAAGTATCAATTTCTTCAACAGTCTTTTTGCTTAAATTTTTAGCATTTTTATATTTAGAAAGCCTAGGATCCTGCATAACTTTAATCTCTTTTAATGTTTGTAATAACTAGTAAATTGGGATGCTCTTTGAGAAGTCTTGCTGGACATTCATTAATAGAACTATTAGAACCTAGAAAATTTTCTAAAGCACACTTTTTATCAACACCCATAAATAACAAAACAACAGCTTTTGAATTAAACAAGGATTTCGGAGTTAAGCTTATTCTTTTACTAGGAAATTTGGGAGAATTGTATTCATACTGATAACCTTCTACATCTGAAAACAACAGTTTTTTTGAAGGGAAAAGCGATGCTATGTGGCCATCCTCACCAACAGAAACTAAAACAAAATCAAAAATATTAAACCTAGAACTAAATTCAATATTATAGTCATGAATAGCTGTGGTTTCGTCCATTTCGCTATAAACAAAAGCATGAAATTTGGAATTACTTATTAAATTTTTATCAACCATTTTGGAAAAAAAATTTTTATTTAAAAGATTATAATTACTATTCTCATCATTTAATGGAACACACCGCTCATCAACTAAAAAAAAATGTGTTCTTCTGAGAGAAAAATTTTGTTTAAGAAAAACACTTAAAAAATTAACTATACTTCGACCACCGCAAATTCCAATACTTGTATATTTATCTTTATCTACATTTATATTAAAAAAATCAAAAAATCTATCTTTTAAATAATTCTCTTCATCAGAATATAAAAACTCCATTTAATTTCCCTTAATACATATTAATCTAAATAATAATAAATAGTTGAAGCAATCCTTAACATTTTTTGAGGATAAAACTTTTGGTTGACAAATTTTCTATTAACTAGAAAAAATTTAAAGTATTCTTGATTTTCATTTTTAATTTTATTTAATTTGGAACCAAAATGTTTTTCAAATTCCAAAGCTGCTAGCTCCGTATTTCTGATTAAATCTGCTAGCATTTCAGACTTTATATCATTAATTTTATTAAAATAATATCTTAAACCTACATTACTGCTAATTAACAGGCCTTGATTATAAAACTCAATAATATTTTTTTCTAGTTTTTTCATTTTTTCAACATCAATTGTACTAGCAATTAAATAAACACACATACATATTAAATAAAAAAGTTTTAATCTTAGATAAATTTAAATTATTTGCTTTAATGCGGCCATCAACCGAATCCCCATTATACTGTAAATTCCAACTCAAAAATGCCAAAAAGATTTCTTCTTCGCTTATACCCTTAACCGAAATATAATCACCATTTTTAATGTCAACGTTTTTTATTCTGCAAAAAATTATAATTGACAATGATAAGAAAAGTATTAAAAAAAATAAATCTTTTCTTCCAGACATATAACAATTCCCCCTAAAAACAAGAACAGATAATTGTTAAATTAGCTCGTTTATTCTAACATATTATGTAATGTTAATGAATCGTAAAATATCAATAGCTCCAATGGTAAACATTACAGACGAGCATTTTAGATATTTAATAAGACTTTTATCAAAAAAAGTTACATTATACACCCCAATGATTTCCGCAAAGTCAATAATTATGGGTGATATAAAAAAAATTGTAAAACAAAAACCCTTAGAATCTCCAATTGCAATTCAAATAGCAACAAACTCCAAAAATGATGCTCTTAAAGCCATTCAAATTCTTGAAAAACACTTTAATTTTGATGAATACAATCTTAATGTTGGATGTCCATCTCTAAAAATCCAAAATGCAAATTATGGAGCTTGTCTAATGAGCAATGCTAATCAAGTAGGTGAAATTTTAAAAACGATGAAAGAAAACACAAATAAACCTATTTCAATTAAACATAGATTGGGTATAAGGCTTTTACCCAGTGATTACAAAAATGAAAGTTATTCTGAGGTAAAAAACTTTGTCAAAATAATCTCAGATTTTGGTATCAAAAATTTTATTATACATGCAAGGATTGCAATATTAAAAGGGTTTTCTCCTAAAAATAATAGAAATATCCCAAAATTAAGACATGAATTTGTATATAATCTCAAAAAAGAGAATAAAAATTTGTTTATTGAGATAAATGGAGGAATCAACAGCTCAGAGCAAATCAAAAAACACTTGTCTTTTGTTGATTCTGTCATGATTGGAAGAAGTGCGTTTGAAAATCCATACTTTATTGCAAACGCCTCAAGAGAATTTTTAAACGAAGCTAATGAAATTCTCACAAGAAAAGACTTATTAATGCAAATGGTAGAATACATTAAAGAATATGAAAATTATTTGTCAATAAATATATTATTTAAGCATCTTATGGGAATAACATTCTCCAAAGAAGGAGCTAAAAAATTTAGGCAAAATTTAACAGCACCATTTCCCAAAAACTTTAAAAAACATGAAATATTGCTAAAAGCTATAGAAACATTGCCAGAGAAAATACTAAATTCTAATTCTTAAAAGGAATGTAATCAAAGCCTGTATACTTAACCAAACTTTTAGGAATTCTAACTCCTCCCTTTTGATCCTGAAAGTTTTCAAGTATGGAAATAATAACCCTTGTTGTAGCTATTGCTGTTCCATTTACCATGTGTGCAAATTTATTTTGCCCATCTTGATCTTTATATCTAATCTTAAGCCTTCTTGACTGATAATCTGTACAATTTGAAGTTGAGGTAACCTCCCCGTAACTACCTTTTCCATCTCTTCCAGGCATCCAAGCTTCAATATCATACTTTTTATAAGCTGGAGCACCAAGATCAAAAGAACAAATATTTAAAACCCTATAAGGAATTTCAAGCTCAGTAAAAATTTGCTCTTGAATGCTTAAAAATTCGTCATGAATAACCTCAGATTCTTCTGCTTTACAAAAACAAAACATCTCCACCTTGCTAAACTGATGAACTCTATAAAGACCTTTTGAAAGCTGGCCATATGCTCCAGCTTCTTTTCGAAAACAATGTGAAAATCCTGCCATTCTTATTGGCAAAGCGAGATCTATTATTTTATTATAATAGTAACCACCAAGCGTAATTTCAGAAGTCCCTACAAGATATTTATCTGTATCTTCAATCTTATAAATATTGCTTTCGTTGCCACGAGGATTAAAACCAATTCCATCAACTATAAACTCTCTTGCAACATCAGGAGTAATAAAAACATCAAAACCCTTTTCTCTTAATTTATTTAAAGAGAAATTAATCAGAGCAATTTCTAAAAAAACTGCTTCATTTTTAAGATAATAAAATTTACTTCCGCTAATCTCACGCGCTCTGTCAAAATCTAGAAGATCTAAATCTCTGCCAAGCTCTAAATGATCTTTTGGCTTAAAATCAAACTTTGGAACAACTCCTACTTTTTTTATTTCAAAATTATCTTCTTCACTGCTACCAATAGGCACATCAGGTGACAAAATATTGGGTACTCGCTTATTTTCAAAATCAAAATCAACAGATACTTTTTCAAGCTCTTCTTCTAAATCAATAATCTGTTTTTTTAAAATCTTTCCGGTTTCTATTAAAGAGATTTTTAAAACCTTGTCAAGATTTTCTCGCATTTTAGAAGAATTTTCATTTCGTTTTGCATTAAGCTCATCAATTTTGGTAATTATTTTTTTTCTCTTATCATCAAGATAAATTAACTTATCAATATCTAAAACAAGGCCCCTTGCTTTAATACTTCTTTTAACAAGATCAAGATTATCTCTAATAAATTTCAGATCAAGCATCCTATCTCCTAAGATATGTCTTAAGTAAAATTTTTAAACAAAATTACAAATAATATTAATTCATATCAAGGTTATTATATAATATCTTATAGCAGGATTAGAATAAATATTGCAGGGAGAAATCATCGCATGCTAAGTCCAAGAACAATAAAAACAACTTTTATATTAATATCTACATTAATGATTTTTAACGGATGTACAAAAAAATTAACCAAGATCAATTTTAAAGATATTAGCTCAAATAGTAACAAAATGAATTCTTTAATAATAAATTCAATGAGTTCAAAAAAAGAATCACAATTTTATGAATACAATATTAGAATACCTAAATTAATAATTGAGGGAAAAGAAAAAGGAAATCTTGAAGAATTAAATAATGAGCTTAATGAATACGTGAGCCAAATTGTAGCAAAACTTGACATTGTTAGTAAAGAGCTTAAACCTGAGAATAAAAAATTCAGCTTAAAAATAGACTATGAAATTTACCACGGACACAATATTTATACAATAATACTTATTGCAACTCAAGAAATCAATGATAGCCCTATTACAAATTACAGAAGCTATTACATTCAAGATAAAGTAAATTATATTCATAATATTGATGACATAATTAAAACAGATGAAGCTTTCCCTTTTTTTATAAAAAAAATTAAAGAAAAAATTTTGCCCAACGAATTATTATTTGATTTACAGCAAGCAGTGATTTACTTTGAAAACAAAAAAATTATTATTAAATTCCCCGAATATACATTTAAACTAGACGACACAGAGGAGCTACCAAACATATTTGAATTTAATGAAAGTGAAATAGCACAATTTGTAAAATAAGGATTAAAGACATAAATGAAAAAGAAAAAAATTTTCAAACTAATTTCAAAAACTTATTTAGAAGAACATGATGCAGAAGGATATTATTTTAAACATGAAAGCGGTCTTGAAGTATTTCACTTAAAAAGTGATTCTTTTAAAGAACATGCATTTTGCATAGCTTTTAAGACAATACCTTCAAACAATACCGGAGTTGCACATGTTTTAGAACACACAATCTTTTGCGGCTCTAACAAATATAAAATAAAAGATCCATTTCTTTACCTATTAAAAGGAAGTCTAAACACATTTTTAAATGCAATGACATTCCCAGACAAAACCATTTATCCGGCAGCATCAACAATTGAAAAAGACTATTTTAATTTATTTAATATCTATGCCGATTCTATATTTAACCCATTGCTCAAAAAAGAGTCATTTATGCAAGAAGGATACAACATAAATCCGAAAGATTTTAAAGTATCTGGAATTGTCTTTAATGAAATGAAGGGTAG
Above is a genomic segment from Borreliella mayonii containing:
- the dusA gene encoding tRNA dihydrouridine(20/20a) synthase DusA, giving the protein MLMNRKISIAPMVNITDEHFRYLIRLLSKKVTLYTPMISAKSIIMGDIKKIVKQKPLESPIAIQIATNSKNDALKAIQILEKHFNFDEYNLNVGCPSLKIQNANYGACLMSNANQVGEILKTMKENTNKPISIKHRLGIRLLPSDYKNESYSEVKNFVKIISDFGIKNFIIHARIAILKGFSPKNNRNIPKLRHEFVYNLKKENKNLFIEINGGINSSEQIKKHLSFVDSVMIGRSAFENPYFIANASREFLNEANEILTRKDLLMQMVEYIKEYENYLSINILFKHLMGITFSKEGAKKFRQNLTAPFPKNFKKHEILLKAIETLPEKILNSNS
- a CDS encoding ZIP family metal transporter, with translation MIKSILDYLLTLHPVLLGLLGSTFTWFTTAFGAAAVFFFRKVDNKIMDAMLGFSAGIMIAASFFSLIQPAIERAEELGYITWVPAVFGFLVGAFFIYIVDVFVPDLDKLTFIDEDLTKHGKKDFLLFTAVTLHNFPEGLAVGVAFGALASNPDIQTLVGAMLLTLGIGIQNIPEGAAISLPLRRGNVALGKCFNYGQMSGLVEIVGGLMGAYAVYSFTRILPFALAFSAGAMIYVSIEQLIPEAKRKDIDNKVPSIFGVIGFTLMMFLDVSLG
- a CDS encoding alanine--tRNA ligase, yielding MTLDKLRKKYIDFFKSKKHFEIMGKSLVPENDPTVLFNTAGMQPLIPYLLGEVHPSGNMLVNVQKCLRTGDIDEVGDLSHLTFFEMLGNWSLGAYFKEYSVRCSFEFLTSSDYLNIPKDSLYVSVFEGDQEIPRDIETAEVWESLGIPKDRIYYLSKEHNFWGPVGSKGPCGPDTEIYVDTGKPKCSLDCNITCSCGKYFEIWNNVFMQYNKDENGNYIELDRKCVDTGMGLERTIAFLQGKSSVYDTDAFMPIIKRIEFISGKIYGQKEDDDRYIRIISDHVKAACFILADSSVVFPSNLGQGYVLRRLIRRSIRYAKKLGIKSYFLADIVDSVETIYRSFYNELTEKKDFIKKELSTEEGKFFKTLSQGEQEFIKITRNLPSNTIPGDIAFKLYDTYGFPYEVTEELALEYGFNIDKLGFDEYFKKHQKTSKKGGDKVFKGGLADYTYETTKLHTATHLLHKALQLVLGDHVRQKGSNITAERLRFDFVHSEKMTEDEIKKVEEIVNLQIKKSLSVKKIIMELNEAREKGAMALFGEKYDNLVSVYEIDGFSLEVCGGPHVENTNELGTFKIQKEQSSSSGIRRIKAILIDE
- a CDS encoding SIMPL domain-containing protein, which translates into the protein MKKLEKNIIEFYNQGLLISSNVGLRYYFNKINDIKSEMLADLIRNTELAALEFEKHFGSKLNKIKNENQEYFKFFLVNRKFVNQKFYPQKMLRIASTIYYYLD
- a CDS encoding flagellar motor switch protein FliG encodes the protein MQDPRLSKYKNAKNLSKKTVEEIDTLSLNKNFSDSEIQGSMLRSWISLIKGNKNKLSVESKSNNINDLNPGFIRKESKVTKIAKYFLAIGLEKSAKIMSELDDSDIILITREISKISYIAPEEKEHIIKEFEELLRNEKRYVKVDDNFAYELLNKTLGKSKAKSIYKKVTGNDIFVPFDYLSQIEHEQLWALIKDENIKTLVILYNYLNKDQKKYVFSMLEEEDRREFVKDLVKPRQLSMETVEAISNKLKDRFKMQGKLKTDKLDGSKILVDILSYMDSNEEKNLLNNINMRDLNPVVDNEIREKIFDINVILRIMDNDLHNILREFTDKEIAIIIKDKTDEVRDKMLSNVSKRRKEIILDEEAFLGKISKKDLKTMTTSFVNYIKNLTLKGDLIIYRKNEEFI
- a CDS encoding 6-phosphogluconolactonase, with the translated sequence MEFLYSDEENYLKDRFFDFFNINVDKDKYTSIGICGGRSIVNFLSVFLKQNFSLRRTHFFLVDERCVPLNDENSNYNLLNKNFFSKMVDKNLISNSKFHAFVYSEMDETTAIHDYNIEFSSRFNIFDFVLVSVGEDGHIASLFPSKKLLFSDVEGYQYEYNSPKFPSKRISLTPKSLFNSKAVVLLFMGVDKKCALENFLGSNSSINECPARLLKEHPNLLVITNIKRD
- the pstA gene encoding phosphate ABC transporter permease PstA — its product is MYNSLFYFKKKQTLFLNKTQNFVPFKTEDNKEIEIAFIVNKNINIDKISIEDIYNIYNNKISHWGSISDQGIDIIPIANSTNSISNKAILRTLIKNNVFNKRYIKIEPSTKKILQTINSTIGSVSYLTKEEFESLDFKLYPNIKALKIKTMSVLISKKTLTKNENEIINTLGIDEVEKLIKGKEKWINLISKDIKLKIIKYLDQEEKIIQTIEKTEGTLAIVPWHYFQNLKAPFIKMHYFDKSSPLNLNFILSIPRDSGAYGGISYLILNTFYVILLTTAISICIGIGTGIMLAEYTSSKIFYKILSMSVDILSSIPAIIFGLFGLIFFVPIFGIGILSGAITSSLMILPMIVKTTEETFKTIPKSYKYASFALGANKTETIIKVSIPAAIPGILTGIVLAIGRALGETAVLLFTMGTNLGLATNLNEPARTLTVHLLMLFQEGHLDKGFGTASILVIMVLIINLTSKFLINKLYRIK
- the pstB gene encoding phosphate ABC transporter ATP-binding protein PstB, with product MIKNKPKNEIIIETENLNLFYTDFKALNKINIKILKNSITALIGPSGCGKSTFLRTLNRMNDLVEGIKIEGNVIYEGKNIYSNNFDILELRRKIGMVFQTPNPFLMSIYDNISYGPKIHGTKDKKKLDEIVEQSLKKSALWNEVKDKLNTNALSLSGGQQQRLCIARTLAIEPNVILMDEPTSALDPISTGKIEELIINLKESYTIIIVTHNMQQAGRISDRTAFFLNGCIEEENSTDELFFNPKNTKTEEYISGKFG
- a CDS encoding SIMPL domain-containing protein, which translates into the protein MSGRKDLFFLILFLSLSIIIFCRIKNVDIKNGDYISVKGISEEEIFLAFLSWNLQYNGDSVDGRIKANNLNLSKIKTFLFNMYVCLFNC
- the serS gene encoding serine--tRNA ligase, with product MLDLKFIRDNLDLVKRSIKARGLVLDIDKLIYLDDKRKKIITKIDELNAKRNENSSKMRENLDKVLKISLIETGKILKKQIIDLEEELEKVSVDFDFENKRVPNILSPDVPIGSSEEDNFEIKKVGVVPKFDFKPKDHLELGRDLDLLDFDRAREISGSKFYYLKNEAVFLEIALINFSLNKLREKGFDVFITPDVAREFIVDGIGFNPRGNESNIYKIEDTDKYLVGTSEITLGGYYYNKIIDLALPIRMAGFSHCFRKEAGAYGQLSKGLYRVHQFSKVEMFCFCKAEESEVIHDEFLSIQEQIFTELEIPYRVLNICSFDLGAPAYKKYDIEAWMPGRDGKGSYGEVTSTSNCTDYQSRRLKIRYKDQDGQNKFAHMVNGTAIATTRVIISILENFQDQKGGVRIPKSLVKYTGFDYIPFKN